In the genome of Nakaseomyces glabratus chromosome K, complete sequence, the window ATTCACAGGAGCTAGATGATTGGGAAGCCAATAAGTTGCAGAAATTGCCTTTGCCAGAGATGATATTTGGAAATAATTTTGTGCGGATAGATAACGTCAAGAACGGATGGTATATAGAATTCAATGCGTTAGATGCCTTGAGACAAGTTAACCTAGAAGATACCGGGTTGCGTGTGGCTCATTCTAAAGTATGGATGCAATCTAAAcagaaacaacaacaacaacaacaacaacaacaacaacaacaacaggAAAAGACCTCAAGCAGTGAATCCAGCTCCGCTAACCCATTAGAGATTGCACACCCATATGACTGGACATATACAACATTATACAAAGGTACGACTCCTACAGACGCAAAATTACccaaatttgaagaagacatCGGTGCTGAATTGCCTATTGATAAACTATCAAGACCTGATAAAATCCTGTTTTTTGATGATATGATATTATTTGAGGATGAATTAGCAGATAATGGTATTTCTGTTCTCAATGTAAAGATAAGGGTAATGCACGAGAGATTGCTGCTCCTGAGCCGCTTCTTTCTCAGAGTAGATGATGTACTTGTACGGGTAATTGATACGAGAGTCTATGTAGATTTCACAGACAATATTGTTATTCGGGAATTCAAGAAACACGAGTGCCATTACAACGAATTACTCGCCAAACATCAAAGAAGTAACAAGAAAACCTTACATGATCCAAAAGCTGCCCTCAGAGATAGCAATTGGGTAGTAGAACATACGCCTCTTATCGAACGCAAAGCCGAAATTATACACTTCTAGAGCTGCCATCCATGTCAAACACATACAAGACAGAAACAACCCCATTATAGTCAATGTTTATGTTCACCATTAAATATCTACAGCACTAAAACCTTGAAATTAATAGCACAATGTTTTTTAAATGAGCAAAActagaaaaaaatagttatctaaagaaaaattacaCTTAAAATATACAACATTACTAGACTATCTAGTCCTCATATTTTGCAAATACTTCCACACAggaatataaatataatatgaGAGTTTAAGGGCTACTATACATTCATACACTTATCACAGTGTATGTCGTATCGACGTACGCAGTGATATATAATAGGACTCTAAAGAGACACAAAAATGTAAACAAGAAATCGAAATATCGAGATCAGATCTTAAGAGCAATAAATTATTGGATCCGCCATAAAAAAGAGTTACTCAATAGCGGCTAATTTGGAACTGCTTACAAGAGGTACCATTAACTGATAATTGTTAATTAATAGCCTTTAGCGAAGGACTTCACATTCTTGATCATCCAAGCTTTACTAGGACAATTAGAGCGGAAGAGCAACTTTGGGATATATTTTAAAGGACTATTTGATTTTCTGGTCGAGGATTGTGCTACctatattattaattagcCAAAGCACTACAAGAGCACCAAAAGTAAGCATTGTATTTGTTTTTCCTCAGTAAAGTTTACGAAAAAGTATTCTCAGATATTTACTGCATCAATAAATTGAGTTCCAATTGTATTTTTAGAGGAAATATTCCTTGGTTCATTTGAGGCACAACTAGTGTTATTTATATCCTAGGAGGTTATAAGAAATTGCCAATTGTGTTAATTTAGAGGATAACCTCAGCCCAAGGTGACAATATGTCTAATCTATATTCAGCTGGTACACCACATATACAGGAgttacaaaatatattagaTTCCCAACAGGAGGAGTGGGCTGCTATTAAGGAGAACTATACAACTCAAAATTCATTAATTGCTAAAGAAAACTGTACACTCAAAATGAAACTTAGCGAACTAGAAAACAAGGTCAGCCAACTCATTAGAGAAAACGTGCAACTTAGATCTCAGGTCAGTCTTAATAAACTGGAATTTCAAAAC includes:
- the TIP41 gene encoding Tip41p (CAGL0K05423g~Ortholog(s) have role in TOR signaling, positive regulation of phosphoprotein phosphatase activity, regulation of filamentous growth of a population of unicellular organisms in response to chemical stimulus), with amino-acid sequence MSASDPSLPNGAKKPNRPGAERGPGINAIQINAAREMHAMSIRGRNPRNANTTSGSSILTRTTIPVEASHTSTFATPSAPDTTINKSPKKKNDIPHHVCNNNPNNPNCPHCGTVIIPSPRATLPLKDSPSITVADTWKVTTQKRPILNSQELDDWEANKLQKLPLPEMIFGNNFVRIDNVKNGWYIEFNALDALRQVNLEDTGLRVAHSKVWMQSKQKQQQQQQQQQQQQQEKTSSSESSSANPLEIAHPYDWTYTTLYKGTTPTDAKLPKFEEDIGAELPIDKLSRPDKILFFDDMILFEDELADNGISVLNVKIRVMHERLLLLSRFFLRVDDVLVRVIDTRVYVDFTDNIVIREFKKHECHYNELLAKHQRSNKKTLHDPKAALRDSNWVVEHTPLIERKAEIIHF